A window of Clavibacter michiganensis contains these coding sequences:
- a CDS encoding class F sortase, producing the protein MTTPVTTPGQATRRRLLTAAGVVVASAAVVAGALAAVGGWPGASDLPRDLAGAPVQADVPAPAASADAATSVDSGLGRFRAPSVGLDVPLGAVDVVGGVVDPPGFSSAYRVRDLGVAPEDAATGTVFVVMHSVRGGGTGPGDLLIDDRAGSASVAPGAVIEVAGVDYAVGSSRAVPKGELPDDAEVWADTPGRLVVITCLQRPDGSPSRDDMVIEATRA; encoded by the coding sequence GTGACGACCCCTGTGACGACGCCTGGCCAGGCGACCCGGCGGCGGCTCCTCACCGCCGCCGGGGTCGTCGTCGCGTCCGCGGCCGTCGTCGCGGGCGCGCTGGCCGCGGTGGGCGGATGGCCGGGCGCGTCCGACCTCCCGCGCGACCTCGCGGGCGCCCCGGTGCAGGCCGACGTGCCGGCCCCCGCGGCGAGCGCCGACGCGGCCACGTCCGTCGACTCCGGCCTCGGCCGGTTCCGTGCCCCCTCGGTCGGGCTCGACGTGCCGCTCGGCGCGGTCGACGTGGTCGGCGGCGTCGTGGATCCCCCGGGCTTCTCCTCCGCGTACCGCGTGCGCGACCTCGGCGTCGCGCCCGAGGACGCGGCGACGGGCACGGTCTTCGTCGTGATGCACTCGGTCCGTGGCGGCGGCACCGGCCCCGGCGACCTGCTCATCGACGACCGGGCGGGCAGCGCGAGCGTCGCTCCCGGCGCGGTGATCGAAGTGGCGGGCGTCGACTACGCCGTGGGATCCAGCCGCGCCGTACCCAAGGGCGAGCTCCCGGACGACGCCGAGGTCTGGGCGGACACCCCTGGCCGCCTCGTCGTCATCACCTGCCTCCAGCGCCCGGACGGCAGCCCGTCGCGCGACGACATGGTGATCGAGGCGACGCGCGCCTGA
- a CDS encoding FUSC family protein, with amino-acid sequence MGMDSARHEVTRAWHAAVSPDRLLLAAKTALAVGIAWAVAPYVPGVANEYPYYAPLGALVSMYPTLMGSARTGLQTLLGLAAGIVLATAVILTTGPSWWSIPVIVGIGVILSGSGWFGAGREYVPMAALFVLIIGGQDADTYSLGYLVQMAVGVVTGLIINVLIAPQLSSGAAGARISAFQREVAQRLREVGDAVESKSPPAHADWIRASEDLAGTARAVRADLAEADESRKGNPRALVNKHDVRIDHARLEAMDQIVFHVRDVSASLADTIWEQRGSLGLDQGIAAPIHDACHAVAGVLDLDDPDSPERHRAMGEAARQVRLLVEAVDRQSQELGRAMGPGVLTAMHLKRVLRHLEPVDAAESPAP; translated from the coding sequence ATGGGCATGGACAGCGCACGGCACGAGGTCACGCGCGCCTGGCACGCCGCCGTCTCCCCCGACCGGCTGCTGCTCGCCGCCAAGACCGCGCTCGCGGTCGGCATCGCCTGGGCCGTCGCGCCCTACGTGCCCGGCGTCGCGAACGAGTACCCCTACTACGCGCCGCTCGGGGCGCTCGTGAGCATGTACCCGACGCTCATGGGATCCGCGCGCACCGGCCTCCAGACGCTCCTCGGCCTCGCGGCGGGCATCGTCCTCGCGACCGCCGTGATCCTCACCACCGGCCCCTCGTGGTGGTCGATCCCCGTGATCGTCGGCATCGGCGTGATCCTCTCCGGCTCCGGCTGGTTCGGCGCGGGCCGCGAGTACGTGCCGATGGCGGCGCTGTTCGTGCTGATCATCGGCGGCCAGGACGCCGACACGTACTCGCTCGGCTACCTCGTGCAGATGGCCGTCGGTGTGGTGACGGGCCTCATCATCAACGTGCTCATCGCGCCGCAGCTCTCCAGCGGGGCCGCGGGCGCGCGGATCAGCGCGTTCCAGCGCGAGGTCGCCCAGCGGCTGCGGGAGGTCGGGGACGCCGTCGAGTCCAAGTCCCCGCCCGCGCACGCCGACTGGATCCGCGCCAGCGAGGACCTCGCCGGCACCGCGCGGGCCGTGCGCGCCGACCTCGCCGAGGCCGACGAGAGCCGGAAGGGCAATCCGCGCGCGCTCGTCAACAAGCACGACGTGCGCATCGACCACGCCCGGCTGGAGGCGATGGACCAGATCGTGTTCCACGTCCGCGACGTGTCCGCGTCGCTCGCAGACACCATCTGGGAGCAGCGCGGATCCCTCGGCCTCGACCAGGGCATCGCCGCCCCCATCCACGACGCGTGCCACGCGGTCGCGGGCGTCCTCGACCTCGACGACCCGGACTCCCCCGAGCGCCACCGCGCGATGGGCGAGGCCGCCCGGCAGGTGCGGCTGCTCGTGGAGGCGGTGGACCGCCAGTCGCAGGAGCTCGGGCGGGCGATGGGGCCCGGCGTCCTCACGGCGATGCACCTCAAGCGCGTGCTGCGGCACCTCGAGCCGGTCGACGCGGCGGAGTCGCCGGCGCCGTAG
- a CDS encoding EamA family transporter: MERRHLTTGLVLAIVAACSFGLSGAFVKPLLEAGWSPVAAVALRALVGGLILAPVALVQLRGDLRPVLRAWRRVLGMALVGVAGAQVMYFAAIERIPVGTAILIEFMAPLLLVAVAWAMTRRRPAVPVLLGSVAAAGGLALVVSPSGGGALDPVGLLFALGAMVGCAGYFAIAARGADGLPPVALAAAGLLVAAVLLALVGVTGILPFTGSVADVVMLGSVVPWWVPMLVVGVVATALAYGAGITAGAMLGSRLASFTGLLEVAAAGAWAWLLLGEALTALQLVGGALIVAGIVAVRFDARADALPTGGEAGAAAAAAASA, from the coding sequence ATGGAACGACGCCACCTGACCACCGGACTCGTCCTCGCGATCGTCGCCGCCTGCTCATTCGGGCTGTCGGGCGCCTTCGTGAAGCCGCTGCTCGAGGCCGGGTGGAGCCCGGTCGCCGCCGTCGCGCTGCGGGCGCTCGTCGGCGGGCTGATCCTCGCGCCCGTCGCGCTCGTGCAGCTGCGGGGCGACCTGCGGCCCGTGCTGCGGGCGTGGCGGCGGGTGCTCGGCATGGCGCTCGTGGGCGTCGCGGGCGCGCAGGTCATGTACTTCGCGGCCATCGAGCGGATCCCCGTCGGCACGGCGATCCTCATCGAGTTCATGGCGCCGCTGCTGCTCGTGGCGGTCGCGTGGGCGATGACGAGGCGACGGCCCGCGGTGCCGGTGCTCCTCGGATCCGTCGCGGCGGCCGGCGGGCTCGCGCTTGTGGTGTCGCCGTCGGGTGGCGGGGCGCTGGATCCCGTCGGCCTCCTCTTCGCGCTCGGTGCGATGGTCGGCTGTGCCGGCTACTTCGCGATAGCGGCCCGGGGCGCCGACGGGCTGCCGCCGGTGGCGCTCGCGGCCGCGGGGCTGCTCGTCGCGGCGGTGCTGCTGGCGCTGGTCGGCGTGACCGGGATCCTGCCGTTCACGGGATCCGTCGCCGACGTCGTGATGCTGGGGAGCGTCGTCCCGTGGTGGGTGCCGATGCTCGTGGTCGGCGTGGTCGCGACGGCGCTCGCGTACGGGGCGGGGATCACGGCGGGTGCCATGCTCGGATCCCGTCTCGCGTCGTTCACGGGCCTCCTCGAGGTCGCGGCCGCCGGCGCCTGGGCCTGGCTGCTGCTCGGCGAGGCGCTGACGGCCCTGCAGCTGGTGGGCGGCGCGCTCATCGTGGCGGGCATCGTCGCGGTGCGGTTCGACGCGCGGGCGGATGCGCTGCCGACGGGCGGCGAGGCGGGCGCGGCGGCCGCTGCTGCGGCGTCGGCCTAG
- a CDS encoding CGNR zinc finger domain-containing protein, with amino-acid sequence MLFTPDTEDVLTFDAVILNTAPRATRSGDDLLATPAQLADLMTRSGFSGRFDRDDRELREVHRARARLRELWGLDRDAMVDPVNELLARHHAAPRLVRHDALDWHLHATPEDAPLADRILVEAAMALVDVVRSDATDRLRECAADDCDGVLVDLSRNGSKRFCSVRCGNRMNMVAFRERRAADPVG; translated from the coding sequence TTGCTTTTCACCCCTGACACGGAGGACGTGCTGACGTTCGACGCCGTGATCCTCAACACGGCCCCGCGCGCCACCCGCTCCGGCGACGACCTGCTGGCGACCCCGGCGCAGCTCGCCGACCTGATGACCCGCAGCGGGTTCTCCGGCCGCTTCGACCGCGACGACCGCGAGCTCCGCGAGGTGCACCGCGCCCGCGCGCGCCTCCGGGAGCTCTGGGGCCTCGACCGCGACGCCATGGTGGATCCCGTCAACGAGCTGCTCGCCCGTCACCACGCGGCGCCCCGGCTCGTCCGGCACGACGCCCTCGACTGGCACCTGCACGCGACGCCGGAGGACGCGCCGCTCGCCGACCGGATCCTCGTGGAGGCCGCCATGGCCCTCGTCGACGTCGTGCGCTCCGACGCCACCGACCGCCTCCGCGAATGCGCCGCCGACGACTGCGACGGCGTGCTCGTCGACCTCTCCCGCAACGGGTCGAAGCGGTTCTGCAGCGTGCGCTGCGGCAACCGGATGAACATGGTCGCGTTCCGCGAGCGCCGCGCGGCGGATCCCGTCGGCTAG
- the rsmI gene encoding 16S rRNA (cytidine(1402)-2'-O)-methyltransferase, producing MIILGATPIGNLGDASRRLVEALSSATVIAAEDTRTTIRLLGALGVENRPRLIALHDHNEQERSADLVELARETDVLVLSDAGMPAISDPGFHLVEAAAAAGVRVTVIPGPSAVLSALAVSGLPTDRFTFEGFLPRKGGDRRRVLRELVRERRTMVFFESPNRLQASLEDVVAEWGPDRRLVVCRELTKLYEEVRRGSAAELAAWAAEGVRGEIVVVAEGAAALGVDLATGVTQVLELVADGARLKDAAGTIAEATGLGKRDLYQAALQAR from the coding sequence GTGATCATCCTCGGCGCGACCCCCATCGGCAACCTGGGCGACGCGTCGCGGCGGCTCGTGGAGGCGCTGTCCTCCGCCACGGTGATCGCCGCCGAGGACACCCGCACCACCATCCGCCTGCTCGGCGCGCTCGGCGTCGAGAACCGGCCGCGCCTCATCGCGCTGCACGACCACAACGAGCAGGAGCGCTCGGCCGACCTCGTCGAGCTCGCGCGCGAGACCGACGTGCTCGTCCTCTCCGACGCCGGCATGCCCGCGATCTCCGACCCCGGCTTCCACCTGGTGGAGGCGGCAGCCGCGGCGGGCGTCCGCGTCACGGTGATCCCCGGACCGAGCGCCGTGCTCAGCGCGCTCGCCGTGTCCGGCCTCCCCACCGACCGCTTCACGTTCGAGGGCTTCCTGCCACGCAAGGGCGGCGACCGGCGCCGCGTGCTCCGCGAGCTCGTGCGCGAGCGCCGCACCATGGTCTTCTTCGAGTCGCCGAACCGGCTGCAGGCGTCGCTCGAGGACGTCGTCGCCGAGTGGGGCCCGGATCGCCGGCTCGTCGTGTGCCGCGAGCTCACGAAGCTGTACGAGGAGGTGCGCCGGGGATCCGCCGCCGAGCTCGCCGCCTGGGCCGCCGAGGGCGTGCGCGGCGAGATCGTCGTGGTCGCGGAGGGCGCCGCGGCGCTCGGGGTGGATCTCGCGACGGGCGTGACGCAGGTGCTCGAGCTGGTCGCCGACGGCGCTCGACTCAAGGACGCGGCCGGCACCATCGCCGAGGCGACCGGACTCGGCAAGCGGGACCTGTACCAGGCGGCGCTGCAGGCGAGGTGA
- a CDS encoding DoxX family protein, producing the protein MRTLLHPARTSPVLQDAALLIARVAIGFILMAHGLQKFLDYTLDGTAASFTQMGIPVPAAAAVFAATVETVGGAALILGLLTPVVAALNILNLLGAFVIVHADKGVFVDGGGYELVLALIAGLVVLVLLGAGRFSVDGLLGRRTRAA; encoded by the coding sequence ATGCGCACGCTGCTCCACCCCGCCCGCACGTCGCCCGTCCTCCAGGACGCCGCCCTGCTCATCGCCCGCGTGGCGATCGGCTTCATCCTGATGGCGCACGGTCTGCAGAAGTTCCTCGACTACACGCTCGACGGCACCGCCGCCTCCTTCACGCAGATGGGCATCCCGGTCCCGGCCGCGGCGGCGGTCTTCGCCGCGACGGTCGAGACCGTCGGCGGGGCGGCGCTGATCCTCGGACTCCTGACGCCCGTGGTCGCGGCGCTGAACATCCTCAACCTGCTCGGGGCCTTCGTCATCGTGCACGCCGACAAGGGCGTCTTCGTCGACGGCGGCGGCTACGAGCTCGTGCTCGCCCTGATCGCCGGCCTGGTCGTCCTCGTGCTGCTCGGCGCTGGCCGCTTCAGCGTCGACGGGCTCCTCGGCCGACGCACCCGCGCCGCCTGA
- the treS gene encoding maltose alpha-D-glucosyltransferase, which produces MDDAIETNAIPEPEPTEITYDEERFPARPARLRARPQLRASGIRRSSNDPRAADASNPSYVEWLRRQSMLGDADVLSRGLSGSPSMWSNPYARPDARRAIDTASVWFTAYPISLITKEGESYLGALGDPQLWEIFQSIGIEAVHTGPVKLAGGITEWSQTASVDGHFDRISTQIDAAFGTEDEFRRLTDVADQHGGSVIDDIVPGHTGKGADFRLAEMGYKDFPGIYHMVEIPEEDWGLLPDVLPGRDAVNLDVAAEQALADQGYIIGRLQRVIFYAPGVKETNWSATAPVLGVDGRTRRWVYLHYFKQGQPSINWLDPTFAGMRMVIGDALHSLGDLGASALRLDANGFLGVEKSVEGPAWSEGHPLSEAANHLIASMVRKVGGFSFQELNLTMEDIRDTGRVGADLSYDFINRPAYQHALATGDTEFLRLTLRTSLEVGVEPVTLVHALQNHDELTYELVHWATEHCADVFPFRGDEMTGADLAETIRGDLLEELTGDSADYNHVFTTNGIACTTASVIAAAQGFTTLDAIGEDDVAGIRAAHLLLAKFNAWQPGVFALSAWDLLGVLPLQASQVADLIEGGDTRWVHRGGHDLLDAAPEATGSGSGMPRGRSLYGSLPAQVDDPSSFVSGLRSVLEVRERFDVALGTQVDVPDVGHPGMLVMVHRLDNGDPEADARLQLTVLNFTGESILATVRSEELPARRVVRDATTGEEVGTVDDLSSFPVQLEPYAGLFLLLDEEQETEEA; this is translated from the coding sequence GTGGACGACGCCATCGAGACGAACGCGATCCCCGAGCCGGAGCCCACGGAGATCACGTACGACGAGGAGCGCTTCCCGGCCCGCCCCGCCCGCCTGCGCGCGCGTCCGCAGCTGCGCGCCAGCGGGATCCGCCGCTCATCGAACGACCCGCGCGCCGCCGACGCGTCGAACCCCTCCTACGTGGAGTGGCTCCGCCGCCAGTCGATGCTCGGCGACGCCGACGTGCTGAGCCGCGGCCTCTCCGGATCGCCCAGCATGTGGTCGAACCCGTACGCCCGGCCGGACGCACGGCGCGCCATAGACACCGCCTCGGTCTGGTTCACCGCCTACCCGATCTCGCTCATCACGAAGGAGGGCGAGTCGTACCTCGGCGCGCTCGGCGACCCGCAGCTGTGGGAGATCTTCCAGTCGATCGGCATCGAGGCCGTGCACACCGGCCCCGTGAAGCTCGCCGGCGGCATCACCGAGTGGTCACAGACCGCGAGCGTCGACGGCCACTTCGACCGCATCAGCACCCAGATCGACGCCGCGTTCGGCACGGAGGACGAGTTCCGCCGCCTCACCGACGTCGCCGACCAGCACGGCGGCAGCGTCATCGACGACATCGTGCCCGGCCACACCGGCAAGGGCGCCGACTTCCGCCTCGCGGAGATGGGCTACAAGGACTTCCCCGGGATCTACCACATGGTCGAGATCCCCGAGGAGGACTGGGGCCTGCTGCCCGACGTGCTGCCGGGCCGCGACGCCGTGAACCTCGACGTCGCCGCCGAGCAGGCGCTCGCCGACCAGGGCTACATCATCGGCCGCCTGCAGCGCGTGATCTTCTACGCGCCGGGCGTCAAGGAGACCAACTGGAGCGCCACCGCGCCCGTGCTCGGCGTCGACGGCCGCACCCGCCGCTGGGTCTACCTGCACTACTTCAAGCAGGGCCAGCCCTCCATCAACTGGCTCGACCCCACGTTCGCGGGCATGCGCATGGTCATCGGCGACGCGCTGCACTCGCTCGGCGACCTCGGCGCGAGCGCGCTGCGGCTCGACGCGAACGGCTTCCTCGGCGTGGAGAAGAGCGTCGAGGGCCCGGCGTGGTCCGAGGGCCACCCGCTCTCGGAGGCCGCGAACCACCTCATCGCGAGCATGGTGCGCAAGGTCGGCGGGTTCTCCTTCCAGGAGCTGAACCTCACGATGGAGGACATCCGCGACACCGGCCGCGTCGGCGCCGACCTCTCCTACGACTTCATCAACCGGCCCGCGTACCAGCACGCGCTGGCGACCGGCGACACCGAGTTCCTGCGCCTCACGCTCCGCACCTCGCTCGAGGTCGGCGTCGAGCCCGTCACCCTCGTGCACGCGCTCCAGAACCACGACGAGCTCACCTACGAGCTCGTGCACTGGGCGACCGAGCACTGCGCGGACGTCTTCCCGTTCCGCGGCGACGAGATGACGGGCGCCGACCTCGCGGAGACGATCCGCGGCGACCTCCTCGAGGAGCTCACGGGCGACAGCGCCGACTACAACCACGTGTTCACGACGAACGGCATCGCCTGCACCACGGCGTCCGTCATCGCGGCCGCGCAGGGCTTCACGACCCTCGACGCGATCGGGGAGGACGACGTCGCCGGGATCCGCGCCGCGCACCTCCTGCTCGCCAAGTTCAACGCGTGGCAGCCGGGCGTCTTCGCGCTGTCCGCGTGGGACCTGCTCGGCGTGCTGCCGCTGCAGGCGTCCCAGGTGGCCGACCTCATCGAGGGCGGCGACACCCGCTGGGTCCACCGCGGCGGGCACGACCTGCTCGACGCGGCCCCCGAGGCGACCGGATCCGGATCCGGCATGCCCCGCGGCCGCTCGCTGTACGGATCGCTGCCCGCGCAGGTCGACGACCCGTCCTCGTTCGTCTCCGGCCTCCGCAGCGTGCTCGAGGTGCGCGAGCGCTTCGACGTCGCGCTGGGCACGCAGGTCGACGTCCCCGACGTCGGCCACCCCGGCATGCTCGTGATGGTGCACCGCCTCGACAACGGCGACCCGGAGGCCGACGCGCGCCTGCAGCTCACGGTGCTCAACTTCACGGGCGAGTCGATCCTCGCGACCGTCCGCTCCGAGGAGCTCCCCGCCCGCCGCGTCGTCCGCGACGCGACGACGGGCGAGGAGGTCGGCACGGTCGACGACCTGTCCAGCTTCCCCGTGCAGCTCGAGCCCTACGCGGGCCTGTTCCTGCTGCTCGACGAGGAGCAGGAGACCGAGGAGGCCTAG
- a CDS encoding dolichyl-phosphate-mannose--protein mannosyltransferase, which translates to MPDSPYRPAEHGDDGTQTTGTPAPVTADTALDPDATPTRAAQRADERAVTARGSRFDDLWARLVSTPARRRAWHWGGPIVITLLAAILRIQSLGHPATLVFDETFYVKDAWTLLNLGYEGSWPTDPNPDFIAGQTDGYLQAPAFVAHPPLGKWIIALGLAVFGAADPVGWRIATAVVGTLAVVLLMLIARRLTGSAVVATMAGFLFAIDGHAIVMSRIALLDTHVMFFGLLGFGAILLDRTWHERRFERLLALRREARPDDARPLEFGPVILWRPWLIAAGLAFGATSSVKWSGIFFLAGFGLYVVLTDMLLRRRHGLAAWFTAGAAVQGPVSFLLLVPPAIAAFLASYAGWFATSNGYFRNWAAEGANAWQGGLAWVPLSIQSLWHYLAQQYAFNVGLDVTHPYRADPRLWLLLYRPTQFYYEGYGYGESGCTIDACSASITSIANPIIWWLSVAAMLYLVYRLAARREWRVGLVLMGMVVGYLPWLLYVNRTVFQFYSIAFEPYLILCLAMVLGMILGDRGDPRPRRTRGVVIVGVILVVCALVSAFFYPLWTGQLVPTWFWRLHAWIPSGWI; encoded by the coding sequence GTGCCCGACTCGCCCTACCGCCCCGCCGAGCACGGGGACGACGGCACGCAGACGACCGGCACCCCGGCTCCCGTGACAGCGGACACCGCCCTCGATCCGGACGCGACGCCGACCCGGGCGGCCCAGCGCGCCGACGAGCGCGCCGTCACCGCCCGCGGATCCCGCTTCGACGACCTCTGGGCGCGTCTCGTCTCCACCCCCGCCCGCCGTCGCGCATGGCACTGGGGCGGCCCGATCGTCATCACGCTGCTCGCGGCGATCCTCCGGATCCAGAGCCTCGGCCACCCGGCGACGCTCGTGTTCGACGAGACCTTCTACGTGAAGGACGCGTGGACCCTCCTCAACCTCGGCTACGAGGGCTCGTGGCCCACCGATCCGAACCCCGACTTCATCGCCGGGCAGACCGACGGCTACCTGCAGGCGCCCGCGTTCGTGGCGCATCCGCCGCTCGGCAAGTGGATCATCGCGCTCGGCCTCGCGGTCTTCGGCGCGGCGGATCCGGTGGGCTGGCGCATCGCGACGGCCGTCGTCGGCACGCTCGCGGTCGTCCTCCTCATGCTCATCGCCCGCCGCCTCACGGGCTCCGCGGTCGTCGCGACGATGGCCGGGTTCCTGTTCGCGATCGACGGCCACGCCATCGTGATGAGCCGCATCGCGCTGCTCGACACGCACGTCATGTTCTTCGGCCTGCTGGGCTTCGGGGCGATCCTCCTCGACCGCACCTGGCACGAGCGCCGGTTCGAGCGGCTGCTCGCCCTGCGACGCGAGGCCCGTCCCGACGACGCGCGACCGCTGGAGTTCGGCCCGGTCATCCTCTGGCGTCCATGGCTCATCGCGGCCGGCCTCGCGTTCGGCGCGACCTCCTCGGTGAAGTGGTCGGGCATCTTCTTCCTCGCGGGCTTCGGCCTCTACGTGGTGCTCACCGACATGCTGCTGCGCCGCCGCCACGGGCTCGCCGCGTGGTTCACGGCGGGCGCCGCGGTCCAGGGTCCCGTCTCCTTCCTCCTCCTCGTCCCGCCCGCGATCGCCGCGTTCCTCGCCTCCTACGCGGGCTGGTTCGCCACCTCGAACGGGTACTTCCGGAACTGGGCGGCCGAGGGCGCGAACGCCTGGCAAGGCGGGCTCGCGTGGGTGCCCCTGTCGATCCAGAGCCTCTGGCACTACCTCGCGCAGCAGTACGCGTTCAACGTGGGGCTCGACGTCACGCACCCGTACCGGGCGGATCCGCGGCTCTGGCTGCTCCTCTACCGGCCGACGCAGTTCTACTACGAGGGCTACGGCTACGGGGAGTCGGGCTGCACGATCGACGCGTGCTCGGCGTCCATCACCTCGATCGCGAACCCCATCATCTGGTGGCTCTCGGTGGCCGCGATGCTGTACCTCGTCTACCGGCTCGCCGCCCGCCGCGAGTGGCGCGTGGGCCTGGTGCTGATGGGCATGGTCGTCGGGTACCTGCCGTGGCTGCTCTACGTGAACCGCACGGTCTTCCAGTTCTACTCGATCGCCTTCGAGCCGTACCTCATCCTGTGCCTCGCGATGGTGCTCGGCATGATCCTCGGCGACCGCGGCGATCCGCGGCCCCGCCGCACGCGCGGCGTCGTGATCGTGGGCGTGATCCTCGTCGTGTGCGCCCTCGTCAGCGCGTTCTTCTACCCGCTGTGGACCGGCCAGCTCGTGCCCACCTGGTTCTGGCGGCTGCACGCGTGGATCCCCTCGGGCTGGATCTGA
- a CDS encoding YeiH family protein, with protein MPATATRLHPALPGLGAAAAAALIAWAVHALVPAIPLLTVAVALGIVAAQIPAARPALTGALKPGLTLASKRLMRIGVVLLGLQLGLSDIVGLGWRAVLLVVAVVVLAFAGTYAIARALRMPGQQPLLLATGFSICGASAIGAMAGVTRAKPADQGAPVALVTLCGTLAIAVLPPLAGPLGLDDVAFGHWVGAGVHDVGQVVATAQIAGSAALTIAIAVKLTRVLLLAPVVAVAGVVMRRREGRVEGAARPPIVPLFVLGFLAAVLVRTFVPLPVGVLDAAQVVQTALLAIALVALGSALRLRELVGQGGSALAAGLLSWALIAGLALAAVRLS; from the coding sequence ATGCCCGCCACCGCCACGCGCCTCCACCCCGCGCTCCCCGGCCTCGGCGCCGCGGCGGCGGCCGCCCTCATCGCGTGGGCCGTCCACGCGCTCGTCCCGGCGATCCCCCTGCTCACGGTCGCGGTGGCGCTCGGCATCGTCGCGGCGCAGATCCCGGCGGCCCGGCCCGCGCTCACCGGTGCGCTCAAGCCCGGACTCACGCTCGCGTCCAAGCGGCTGATGCGGATCGGCGTGGTGCTCCTCGGACTCCAGCTCGGCCTCTCCGACATCGTCGGGCTCGGCTGGCGCGCGGTGCTGCTCGTCGTCGCGGTCGTGGTCCTCGCGTTCGCGGGCACCTACGCGATCGCCCGCGCGCTCCGGATGCCCGGCCAGCAGCCGCTCCTCCTCGCCACCGGCTTCTCGATCTGCGGCGCGAGCGCGATCGGCGCGATGGCCGGCGTCACGCGCGCGAAGCCCGCCGACCAGGGCGCGCCCGTCGCCCTCGTCACGCTGTGCGGCACGCTGGCGATCGCCGTGCTGCCACCGCTCGCGGGCCCGCTCGGCCTCGACGACGTCGCGTTCGGGCACTGGGTGGGCGCGGGCGTGCACGACGTGGGGCAGGTCGTCGCGACCGCCCAGATCGCGGGATCCGCCGCCCTCACCATCGCGATCGCCGTCAAGCTCACGCGCGTGCTGCTGCTCGCGCCCGTGGTCGCCGTCGCCGGCGTCGTGATGCGCCGCCGCGAGGGCCGGGTCGAGGGCGCTGCGCGTCCGCCGATCGTGCCGCTGTTCGTGCTCGGGTTCCTCGCGGCCGTGCTCGTCCGCACCTTCGTGCCGCTCCCGGTCGGCGTGCTCGACGCGGCCCAGGTCGTGCAGACCGCGCTGCTGGCGATCGCGCTCGTGGCGCTCGGATCCGCGTTGCGCCTCCGCGAGCTCGTCGGCCAGGGCGGGTCCGCGCTCGCCGCCGGCCTCCTCTCCTGGGCGCTGATCGCGGGCCTGGCGCTCGCGGCCGTGCGCCTGTCCTGA